One genomic window of Thermococcus indicus includes the following:
- a CDS encoding DNA polymerase domain-containing protein codes for MILDTDYITEGGKPVIRIFKKENGEFKIEYDRTFEPYFYALLKDDSAIEDVKKITAKRHGTVVKVKRAEKVQKKFLGRPIEVWKLYFTHPQDVPAIRDKIREHPAVVDIYEYDIPFAKRYLIDKGLVPMEGDEELKMLAFDIETLYHEGEEFAEGPILMISYADENEARVITWKKIYLPYVDVVSTEKEMIKHFLRVVKEKDPDVLITYNGDNFDFAYLKKRSEKLGIKFVLGRDGSEPKIQRMGDRFAVEVKGRIHFDLYPVIRRTINLPTYTLEAVYEAIFGKPKEKVYAEEIAQAWESGEGLERVARYSMEDARVTFELGREFFPMEAQLSRLIGQSLWDVSRSSTGNLVEWFLLRKAYERNELAPNKPDERELARRRESYAGGYVKEPERGLWDNIVYLDFRCHPADTKVIVKGRGAVNISEVREGDYVLGIDGWQRVKKVWEYDYDGELININGLRCTPNHKLPVVGKNERQTRIRDNLAKSFLTGKVKGKLITTPLFEKIGELEKEEVPEEEILKGELVGILLAEGTLIRRDVEYFDSSRGKKRISHQYRVEITIGKHEEEFQKRIIYILEKLFGVKPNISQKKGTNAVTIKVAKKDVYLKVKELVDNVENLHAPSVLRGFFEGDGTVNKARRTIVANQGTKNKWKIDIISKLLERLGIPHSMYTYEYTEKGKPLTRYLLEITGRDGLILFQTLVGFISTEKNQALSEAIRSREMNRLGDNAFYHLSDFKATTEYYKGKVYDLTLEGTPYYFANGILTHNSLYPSIIITHNVSPDTLNREGCRKYDTAPQVGHRFCKDFPGFIPSLLGDLLEERQKIKRKMKASIDPLERKLLDYRQRAIKILANSVLPEEWIPIAENGRVKLLRIGEFVDGLMENEKGRVRREGDTEVLEVSKVQAISFDRKTKKARTMPVKAVIRHRYSGDVYEIVLSSGRRIRITGGHSLFAYRNDELVEVTGEEIKPGDFLAVPRRVNLPERRERFNLIELLLELPEEETEDIVMTIPVKGRKNFFRGMLRTLRWISGEEKRPRTARRYLEHLEKLGYVRLKKIGYEVLDWGGLERYRTLYERLVEAVRYNGNRREYLLEFNAVRDVVSLMPEEELKEWKIGTRNGFRIGPFIDVNEDFAKLLGYYVSEGYARKHRNQKNGWSYTVKLYNENQRVLDDMERLARKFFGRVKRGRNYVEILRKMAYIIFENLCGTLAENKRIPEVIFTSPESVRWAFLEGYFIGDGDVHPNKRVRLSTKSELLVNGLVLLINSLGVSGVKIRYDSGVYRIYVNEELPFTDYSKKKNVYYSHVIPKEVLEDTFGKAFQRNMSHEKFRELVESGKLNGENAKRIEWLLNGDVVLDKVGEVRKLRYRGYVYDLSVEEDENFLAGFGFLYAHNSYYGYYGYARARWYCKECAESVTAWGRDYIEMVIRELEEKFGFKVLYADTDGLHATIPGADDDKVKKKAMEFLKYINPKLPGLLELEYEGFYLRGFFVTKKKYAVIDEEGKITTRGLEIVRRDWSEIAKETQARVLEAILRHGDVEEAVRIVKEITEKLSKYEVPPEKLVIHEQITRELKDYKATGPHVAIAKRLAAMGIKIRPGTVISYIVLKGSGRIGDRAIPFDEFDPTKHKYDAEYYIENQVLPAVERILKAFGYKKDDLRYQKTRQVGLGAWLKPKGKK; via the coding sequence ATGATTCTTGACACAGACTACATCACCGAAGGTGGAAAACCCGTCATTAGAATCTTCAAGAAGGAGAACGGGGAGTTTAAGATAGAATACGACAGGACCTTCGAGCCCTACTTCTACGCCCTCCTGAAGGACGACTCGGCAATCGAGGACGTCAAGAAGATAACTGCAAAGAGACACGGGACAGTAGTTAAAGTCAAGCGTGCCGAGAAAGTGCAAAAGAAGTTCCTCGGCAGGCCGATAGAGGTCTGGAAGCTCTACTTCACGCACCCTCAGGACGTGCCGGCAATCCGCGACAAGATTAGAGAACATCCAGCTGTTGTCGACATCTACGAGTACGACATTCCCTTCGCGAAGAGATACCTCATAGATAAGGGCCTTGTCCCGATGGAGGGCGATGAAGAGCTCAAAATGCTGGCTTTTGATATCGAGACGCTCTACCACGAGGGCGAGGAGTTCGCAGAGGGACCTATACTCATGATAAGCTACGCCGACGAGAATGAAGCGAGGGTAATAACGTGGAAGAAAATCTATTTGCCATACGTTGACGTCGTTTCCACCGAGAAGGAGATGATTAAGCACTTCCTCCGGGTTGTCAAGGAGAAGGACCCCGATGTTCTCATCACTTACAACGGCGACAACTTCGACTTCGCCTACCTGAAGAAGCGCTCCGAGAAGCTCGGAATAAAGTTCGTTCTCGGGAGAGATGGCTCCGAGCCGAAGATACAGCGCATGGGGGACAGGTTTGCGGTCGAGGTGAAGGGAAGGATACACTTCGACCTTTACCCAGTAATAAGGCGCACGATAAACCTTCCAACATACACCCTGGAGGCCGTCTACGAGGCTATCTTCGGAAAGCCGAAGGAGAAGGTTTACGCTGAAGAGATAGCACAGGCCTGGGAGAGTGGAGAGGGGCTGGAGCGCGTTGCGCGCTATTCGATGGAGGACGCGAGGGTTACCTTTGAACTCGGAAGGGAGTTCTTCCCGATGGAGGCCCAGCTTTCCCGATTAATCGGCCAGAGCCTCTGGGACGTTTCGCGTTCAAGCACCGGGAATTTAGTTGAGTGGTTTTTGCTCAGAAAGGCCTACGAGAGGAATGAATTGGCTCCGAACAAGCCCGATGAGAGAGAACTCGCGAGAAGACGGGAAAGCTACGCGGGTGGCTACGTCAAGGAGCCGGAGCGTGGATTATGGGACAATATTGTGTACTTAGATTTTAGGTGTCACCCGGCTGATACAAAGGTCATCGTTAAAGGAAGGGGAGCCGTCAACATAAGCGAAGTCAGAGAAGGAGATTACGTACTTGGAATAGACGGCTGGCAGAGGGTTAAGAAGGTCTGGGAGTACGATTACGATGGAGAGCTAATCAACATTAACGGCCTCAGGTGTACCCCCAACCACAAGCTACCAGTAGTTGGCAAAAACGAAAGACAGACGAGAATAAGGGATAATCTGGCCAAATCGTTCCTCACGGGTAAAGTCAAGGGCAAGCTGATAACGACACCACTTTTTGAAAAAATTGGAGAACTTGAAAAGGAAGAAGTACCCGAAGAAGAGATACTAAAAGGTGAGCTAGTGGGAATACTCCTTGCGGAGGGCACGCTTATAAGGAGAGATGTCGAGTACTTTGACTCTTCAAGGGGCAAGAAGAGAATCTCCCACCAGTATCGGGTCGAAATAACCATTGGGAAGCACGAAGAAGAGTTCCAGAAGAGGATAATCTACATTCTTGAGAAGCTTTTCGGTGTAAAGCCAAATATCTCCCAGAAGAAAGGAACGAACGCTGTAACCATCAAAGTTGCGAAGAAGGATGTTTATCTTAAAGTCAAAGAACTTGTGGACAACGTTGAGAACTTACATGCCCCCTCTGTACTCAGAGGGTTCTTCGAAGGGGATGGAACAGTCAATAAAGCCCGCAGGACAATAGTTGCAAATCAGGGTACCAAAAACAAATGGAAAATCGATATTATTTCAAAGCTCCTTGAAAGGCTGGGAATTCCTCATAGTATGTATACATACGAGTACACAGAAAAAGGAAAGCCCTTGACAAGGTACCTTCTTGAAATCACGGGCAGGGATGGCCTTATACTGTTTCAAACGTTGGTTGGATTCATAAGCACAGAAAAGAACCAGGCCCTCAGCGAAGCGATTAGGAGCCGAGAAATGAACCGCCTTGGAGATAACGCCTTCTACCATCTTTCAGATTTCAAAGCAACAACGGAGTACTACAAAGGCAAAGTTTATGACCTGACTCTTGAAGGAACTCCATACTACTTCGCCAACGGCATTTTAACTCACAACTCGCTGTACCCCTCGATCATCATCACCCATAACGTCTCGCCGGACACGCTCAACAGGGAGGGCTGTAGGAAGTACGACACCGCCCCACAGGTCGGCCACCGCTTTTGTAAAGACTTTCCGGGCTTCATTCCGAGCCTTCTCGGAGACTTGCTTGAGGAGAGGCAGAAGATAAAGAGAAAGATGAAAGCCAGCATAGACCCGCTGGAGAGGAAGCTTCTCGATTACCGCCAGCGCGCCATCAAGATTTTGGCCAACAGCGTCCTTCCCGAGGAGTGGATTCCAATAGCTGAGAACGGAAGAGTCAAGCTCCTCAGGATTGGCGAGTTCGTTGATGGGCTTATGGAGAACGAAAAGGGAAGGGTCAGAAGGGAAGGGGACACTGAAGTTCTTGAGGTCTCGAAAGTTCAGGCAATTTCCTTCGACAGAAAGACAAAGAAGGCCCGCACAATGCCCGTGAAGGCCGTAATAAGGCACCGCTATTCCGGAGACGTTTACGAGATAGTCCTCAGCTCGGGAAGGCGGATAAGGATAACAGGGGGACACAGCCTCTTCGCCTACAGAAACGACGAGCTTGTCGAGGTTACGGGAGAGGAAATCAAACCTGGCGACTTTTTAGCTGTTCCAAGGCGTGTAAACCTGCCCGAAAGAAGAGAACGGTTCAATTTAATTGAACTGCTCCTCGAACTGCCGGAGGAGGAAACAGAGGATATCGTTATGACGATTCCCGTGAAGGGTAGAAAGAACTTTTTCAGAGGAATGCTGAGAACCCTCCGCTGGATTTCTGGGGAAGAGAAGAGGCCAAGAACGGCCAGACGCTACCTGGAGCACCTTGAGAAGCTCGGCTACGTGAGGCTCAAGAAAATCGGCTACGAGGTTCTTGATTGGGGCGGGCTTGAGAGGTACAGAACGCTGTACGAGAGGCTCGTTGAAGCGGTTCGGTACAACGGTAACAGGAGGGAGTACCTGCTTGAATTCAACGCCGTTCGCGACGTTGTTTCTTTGATGCCAGAGGAAGAGCTGAAGGAGTGGAAAATCGGAACCAGAAACGGCTTCAGAATTGGCCCGTTCATTGACGTTAACGAGGACTTCGCAAAGCTCCTCGGCTACTACGTTAGCGAGGGCTACGCACGCAAGCATAGGAACCAGAAGAATGGCTGGAGTTACACAGTAAAACTTTACAACGAGAACCAGAGGGTTCTAGATGACATGGAGAGGCTCGCGAGAAAGTTCTTCGGAAGGGTGAAGAGGGGCAGAAACTACGTTGAAATCCTGAGGAAAATGGCGTACATCATATTTGAGAACCTCTGCGGAACGCTGGCGGAAAACAAAAGGATTCCAGAGGTTATTTTCACTTCCCCCGAAAGCGTTCGCTGGGCCTTCCTTGAGGGATACTTCATAGGCGACGGCGACGTTCACCCGAACAAGAGGGTCCGCCTTTCAACCAAGAGCGAGCTTTTGGTAAATGGTCTTGTTCTTCTGATCAACTCCCTCGGCGTTTCTGGGGTAAAGATTCGCTACGATAGCGGAGTTTACAGGATATACGTGAATGAAGAACTCCCTTTCACGGATTACAGCAAGAAAAAGAACGTCTACTACTCGCACGTCATACCCAAAGAGGTGCTTGAAGACACGTTCGGCAAGGCCTTCCAGAGGAACATGAGCCATGAAAAGTTCAGGGAGCTCGTTGAGAGCGGAAAACTCAATGGAGAGAATGCAAAGCGCATCGAATGGCTCCTAAACGGAGATGTTGTTCTTGACAAAGTTGGGGAAGTTAGGAAACTGCGGTACAGGGGCTACGTTTACGACCTGAGTGTTGAGGAGGACGAGAACTTCTTGGCGGGCTTTGGATTCCTCTACGCGCACAATAGCTATTACGGCTACTACGGCTACGCCAGGGCAAGATGGTACTGCAAGGAGTGCGCCGAGAGCGTTACGGCGTGGGGACGGGACTACATCGAGATGGTAATCCGCGAGCTTGAGGAGAAGTTTGGTTTTAAAGTCCTCTATGCCGACACCGACGGTCTCCATGCCACCATTCCCGGAGCGGACGACGATAAGGTCAAGAAAAAGGCAATGGAGTTCTTAAAATACATCAACCCCAAACTCCCGGGACTTCTCGAACTCGAATACGAGGGCTTCTACCTCAGGGGCTTCTTCGTCACCAAGAAGAAGTACGCCGTCATAGACGAGGAGGGCAAGATAACGACGCGCGGGCTTGAAATCGTCCGGCGTGACTGGAGCGAGATAGCCAAGGAGACGCAGGCGAGGGTTTTGGAGGCCATACTGAGGCACGGTGACGTTGAGGAAGCTGTGAGGATAGTCAAGGAAATCACCGAGAAGCTGAGCAAATACGAGGTTCCGCCGGAGAAGTTAGTAATCCACGAGCAGATCACCAGGGAGCTGAAGGACTACAAGGCTACCGGCCCGCACGTGGCCATAGCGAAGCGCCTCGCGGCGATGGGAATAAAGATACGCCCCGGGACTGTCATCAGTTACATCGTTCTCAAGGGCTCCGGAAGGATAGGCGACAGGGCGATTCCGTTTGACGAGTTCGACCCGACGAAGCACAAATACGATGCAGAATACTACATCGAGAACCAGGTCCTGCCCGCTGTTGAAAGGATTCTGAAGGCCTTCGGCTACAAGAAGGATGACCTGCGCTACCAGAAGACCCGGCAGGTCGGTTTGGGGGCGTGGCTGAAGCCGAAGGGGAAGAAGTGA
- the vapB gene encoding type II toxin-antitoxin system VapB family antitoxin, with translation MAIVTVRVPDELKLKMKELNINWSEEIREFIRRRIDEIERKRRIQEALELAKASGSVGRGFAAKSVREDRDSR, from the coding sequence ATGGCCATCGTTACCGTTCGCGTTCCCGACGAGCTGAAGCTCAAGATGAAGGAGCTCAATATCAACTGGAGCGAGGAGATAAGGGAGTTCATAAGAAGGCGCATAGATGAGATAGAAAGAAAGAGACGAATACAGGAAGCCTTAGAGCTTGCAAAGGCCAGCGGAAGCGTGGGCAGGGGTTTCGCAGCGAAGTCAGTGAGGGAGGACCGTGATAGTCGTTGA
- a CDS encoding type II toxin-antitoxin system VapC family toxin, with translation MIVVDASALVKVVLQEPGWKEVPAEPNVATLDYALVEGMNAIWKAVRRGELTIEQGKVKVIVLKTLGSSITLFEAQNFFERGLEIALGENITIYDALYIALAEALNADFLTADEKQYLVAKNYVNAQFLR, from the coding sequence GTGATAGTCGTTGATGCCTCGGCCCTTGTGAAGGTCGTCCTGCAGGAACCGGGCTGGAAAGAAGTTCCAGCGGAGCCGAACGTGGCAACGCTCGACTATGCACTCGTTGAGGGCATGAACGCAATCTGGAAGGCAGTGCGACGTGGAGAGCTAACCATTGAGCAGGGAAAGGTTAAGGTAATCGTTCTTAAGACGTTAGGGAGCTCGATAACACTCTTTGAGGCGCAAAACTTCTTCGAGAGGGGGCTGGAAATAGCATTGGGTGAGAACATCACGATCTATGACGCCCTTTACATAGCCTTGGCCGAGGCACTGAACGCGGATTTTCTAACTGCTGACGAGAAGCAGTATCTCGTCGCTAAAAATTATGTAAATGCCCAGTTCCTTCGCTAA
- a CDS encoding HAD family hydrolase, whose protein sequence is MKLVSFDVWNTLLDINVMLDAMAVELSKLMGACIIDVVEGMMLTRERIKRMRAKTAGNPARALEESQEMLAELLGIDVELVKRAAARAVLKVDDEIVLPGANEALEGVKRKGLKVTVTGNVMFWPGSYTRLLLERFGLMNFIDKTFFADEVLAYKPMPEMFRKPLELFGVEPDEAVHIGDTYAEDFEGALRAGMWAVWINPEAEETRRIHERGFEVPGVEGILEVLGRIEKKS, encoded by the coding sequence GTGAAGCTCGTTTCATTCGACGTCTGGAACACCCTCCTGGACATCAACGTCATGCTCGACGCGATGGCCGTAGAGCTCTCCAAACTGATGGGGGCGTGCATAATAGACGTCGTCGAGGGAATGATGCTCACCCGCGAGAGGATAAAGCGAATGAGGGCCAAAACCGCAGGAAATCCAGCCAGGGCCCTCGAAGAGAGCCAGGAGATGCTGGCGGAACTCCTCGGCATAGACGTCGAACTCGTGAAGAGGGCCGCCGCCAGAGCAGTTCTGAAGGTCGATGACGAGATAGTTCTCCCGGGGGCAAATGAGGCCCTGGAAGGCGTTAAGAGAAAGGGCCTGAAGGTCACCGTGACCGGCAACGTGATGTTCTGGCCCGGTTCCTACACCCGTCTCCTGCTGGAGCGCTTCGGCCTCATGAACTTTATAGACAAGACCTTCTTCGCAGACGAGGTTCTCGCGTACAAGCCGATGCCGGAGATGTTCAGGAAACCGCTGGAGCTCTTTGGGGTCGAGCCGGACGAGGCGGTTCACATAGGCGACACCTACGCGGAGGACTTCGAGGGTGCGCTGAGAGCTGGCATGTGGGCGGTCTGGATAAACCCCGAGGCCGAGGAGACTAGGAGAATCCACGAGAGGGGCTTTGAAGTTCCGGGTGTCGAGGGGATTTTGGAGGTGCTGGGAAGGATAGAAAAGAAGAGTTAG
- a CDS encoding DUF3226 domain-containing protein: MRIVTGNRFEAFADERAILFPEYRKNRDELIDFVDSLTGEETVVTASLELIDLIAWKFRRGEENALIYSDTGKSLTMKETYELRKYLDFDVRGGFSGEKARTSVLFVEGKTDSKFFKAVFKKLFEFKESREAPYSLRFIERVFERDNFDLLKREEDNYYLAVLPSEGNSGVIRNLGNFLRAMDVFDFAVERIGVAIDIDEDREAALASIAGKLSGFEHRKTSMGYIVGKTEVVPLIIGLPFEDETVEWKKPTVEDLMLHLIAREGLLERIKPGLKALNESLGRKLKPKEVMYLALSAYGHWGNLEGFYELFVMRSRFRNLKAVLREAGLMNGLIYLAGREKEGRR, translated from the coding sequence ATGAGGATTGTAACCGGAAACCGCTTCGAGGCCTTCGCAGATGAGAGGGCCATCCTATTCCCCGAATACAGGAAAAACCGCGACGAACTCATCGATTTCGTGGATTCCCTGACAGGGGAGGAAACCGTCGTAACCGCGAGCCTTGAGCTCATCGATTTAATCGCCTGGAAGTTCCGAAGGGGCGAGGAGAACGCCCTGATATACTCCGACACGGGGAAGAGCCTCACAATGAAGGAAACCTACGAGCTGAGGAAGTACCTCGATTTCGACGTCCGCGGTGGCTTTTCCGGGGAAAAGGCAAGAACAAGCGTCCTCTTCGTCGAGGGAAAAACGGACTCCAAGTTCTTCAAGGCAGTATTCAAGAAGCTCTTCGAGTTCAAGGAGAGCAGGGAGGCACCTTACAGCCTGAGGTTCATTGAGAGAGTGTTTGAGCGCGACAATTTCGACCTGCTGAAGCGAGAGGAGGATAACTACTATCTCGCGGTGCTGCCGAGCGAAGGAAACTCCGGCGTCATAAGGAACCTCGGCAACTTCCTCAGGGCGATGGACGTATTTGACTTTGCAGTGGAAAGAATCGGAGTCGCCATCGACATCGACGAGGACAGGGAGGCGGCTCTGGCCTCGATAGCCGGAAAGCTCTCTGGTTTCGAGCACAGAAAAACATCCATGGGCTACATTGTAGGAAAAACCGAGGTGGTTCCGCTGATAATCGGCCTTCCCTTCGAGGATGAAACCGTAGAGTGGAAGAAGCCGACGGTCGAGGACTTGATGCTCCACCTCATAGCGAGGGAGGGACTTTTGGAGAGGATAAAGCCCGGGCTCAAGGCCCTAAACGAAAGCCTTGGGAGGAAACTCAAGCCCAAGGAGGTCATGTACCTCGCCCTTTCCGCCTACGGCCACTGGGGCAACTTAGAGGGATTCTACGAGCTATTCGTCATGCGCTCACGCTTCAGAAACCTCAAGGCTGTCTTGAGGGAGGCAGGGCTGATGAACGGGCTCATTTATCTCGCGGGTAGGGAGAAGGAAGGGAGGCGTTGA
- a CDS encoding DUF2391 family protein, translating into MERQLEELYSSIEELKRENEMRKTPDKLGWDDIAQEIVGAVTFALPFLFTAELWEIAKDISVERSIAVLLMTLGVAYLFIAKSRIGNLKREELFHIPKRLLTVTGIAYLISAVLIYVYGINSLADFTPGQYVNATILISTFAVIGAITVDMVK; encoded by the coding sequence ATGGAGAGACAGCTTGAGGAGCTTTACTCCAGCATCGAGGAGCTGAAAAGAGAGAACGAGATGAGAAAGACCCCAGACAAGCTGGGATGGGACGACATAGCCCAGGAGATCGTCGGTGCCGTGACCTTTGCGCTCCCCTTCCTGTTCACCGCGGAGCTCTGGGAGATAGCAAAGGACATCTCGGTTGAACGCTCAATCGCGGTACTCCTCATGACCCTTGGAGTCGCGTACCTGTTCATAGCCAAATCCCGGATAGGAAACCTGAAGAGGGAGGAACTCTTCCATATCCCCAAGCGACTCCTAACCGTCACTGGAATAGCCTACCTAATCTCGGCCGTTCTGATATACGTGTACGGAATCAACAGCCTGGCCGACTTCACACCCGGGCAGTACGTCAACGCAACCATACTTATAAGCACCTTCGCGGTGATAGGTGCCATAACCGTTGACATGGTGAAGTGA